In the genome of Struthio camelus isolate bStrCam1 chromosome 22, bStrCam1.hap1, whole genome shotgun sequence, the window TGCCTCCTTTTTCACAGCAACTGGGAATATTCCAGGCTCTTTTTTTAGAGGGCTTTAACTTCTGAACGGCTTTATCATCTGTCTTCCTTCCTGGAGTAGGACACTTCTAAGGCTAGCAGAGTAAGGGTCTCCATGTCCTTTCATCGCACAGGGACATCAATAAAGCCTTGTATTAATCTGGGACCgagatcctgcaggctgcagTTATTTACACGTATAGCATTTTCTGGCATCATAGTTCACCACAGAATTGCTGCCTACCTGACAGAACAACACATGAGAACCACTGGAGCCTCAGCAGTAGGTTAAAGATTCTGCACGAGACTGATGGGAATGAAAAGCAGAACAATACAACTACAAAGATACGGACACCGAGATGGGTGACATTAAAAGTTGCCAAATCTGGTAGCCTAATAGATACAAGGTCGCTGCATCTCGATGGccccaggtccagccagtagCGAGGCTAAGAATGAGTTCCCAGTAGGTACAAATGCATATGAccagccacacagatcaacaAAGCACTCAAACGTGAAAGATACGAGTAGCCTAAATCCTCCTGACCAGCTGGTCAGGATAGCAGTCTGCTAGTAGAAtgtattcatatatatacatatgtatctaCACACACTATGGATCCCTTCAGTAGCTGGCCTTAGATATTCTGGCCAGTAGCCGGCCCCTGGACTCCTTGgtctccccagttgctggcagCAGGGTACGTGAATCCTTCAGGCCagcagccccactccagctgctTGTATTCTGAcctcacacacagacacacacaagtaGATCTTTCTGGTAGCTGGTCCAGACTGACGGCCTTCCCAGTAGCTGACTCTTAAGACACCCTCCTCGCCCCGCCTCGATTTTTCCAGCGGCTGGCTTGGACCCACCTCCAGTAGGTAACTGGCCGACCCTGGTCCCTGTAGTATCTGATCCTGGATACCTGGCTCTGAAGCATATTGCTTGCTGGCTAGTGCGACTTGATGTCCGCTAGCAATTACACAATCTGACATAGCCACTCACCTACAACCTGCACATACTCCAGTCCCCCCCAGTTGCTGGTACCACAGACTCATGGGCCTCTTTGGACGGTGGTCCAACTCCAGgtgctggcacttagacctccatgCATACACGTGCACACAGAATAGAGCGTCCCTTCACCGCAAAAAAAGCGAGAAATGCTTTACTAAGAGGACAGGACAGACCACGGTCTACCAAACCTACCAACCAGCAACATACGTACGCACAGCATTCCCCACTTCCTACCTTGTATTTTCTCGTGCTCCTATCTCCCAATCCCCTGTAACGCCTCCCTTCCCGGATCTTCCGCTAAACAACTCGTAATAAGTCTCACGCATTCCCACAATCCCCTGAAAGGATCACACAGTAAGCTTTGCACGTTCCCCCAATGGTCTTTCATGGTACCCCACTGTGAGCCCCATACCCCTGCAGGCAGGGACCCTCAGTCTGCGGGCATCTTGGGAGCGCCCAGCTCACCCCGGAGGTGCCCCTgccagagggggcccaggccctGAGGCCAACCACCTCCCTGGAGGGTCCCAGGAGCAGCCTAGCTAGGGCAGCACCATGCTGATGGGGTCACTGGGGTCCCCCACCTGTTGTCGTTCCTCTAGCCCTTTGGGGTACTGTGACTAGCCCTTACATAACCTAGCAGGCAACACAGTTAAAGCTTGTTATCTGGCACTGATCTAGAACTGTTACCTGCAGGCAACGTGCCACAGTCAGAGCTGACCAAAATAAACCTGATGTTTCTCCTCTCAGGGGTACTGTCACTCGTGTGTAAATGCTTTTGCTGCCTCAGGGCTGTCCAGAGGCGCAAGCGGCTCTCTGCGATACAGTCGGCGCGGCCGAGGAGCTCTCGCGGCAGGAGCTGCCCCccgccgggggaaacggcagccccgcggcagacAGCGAGAGCCgcaccgccgggccggggccgccgccgccgccgccgccgccgcgccgctccgctccctaCCACAGCGCGCCGCACCCCTCCCCCAGCGGCGCGCCCCAACCGCCCCGCACGGTATGAATTTGGCGCCCTGCCTCCTTATTGGCCTGTCGCAGTCGCCAATGGACTCGAGGCGAGCGCGGTCAGATGGCAAAACCGACCAGTCAGCACAAAGGTTCTTCCAGGCGACGCACCAACGGCGAGGCGCGGCGACGCTGTCCAATGAGCTTGGCCCTCCTTTGCCAGAGGCTATAAAGAGGCTGGGTGAGGGGCCCGCCGCCCCGTTTCGCGACGCAGCTGCTGCGCGGAGGGTGCGAGGCGACAGCGTAGCGAGGCGCCATGTCTGGCCGTGGCAAGAGCGGCGGTAAGGCCCGGGCTAAGGCCAAGTCTCGCTCGTCGCGGGCCGGGCTGCAGTTCCCCGTGGGGCGCGTGCACCGGCTGCTGCGGCGCGGGCACTACGCGGAGCGGGTGGGGGCCGGCGCGCCCGTGTACCTGGCGGCCGTGCTGGAGTACCTGACGGCCGAGATCCTGGAGCTGGCGGGCAACGCGGCCCGCGACAACAAGAAGACGCGCATCATCCCCCGCCACCTGCAGCTGGCGGTGCGCAACGACGAGGAGCTCAACAAGCTGCTGGGCGGCGTCACCATCGCGCAGGGCGGCGTGCTGCCCAACATCCAGGCCGTGCTGCTGCCCAAGAagacgggcggcggcggcgcgggccccgccAAGGCCGGCAAGAAGGGCGGCGGGCAGCAGTCGCAGGAGTACTAGGGCGGGCGGCCGAGCCCCACCGACACCACACAAAGGCCCTTTTCAGGGCCACCCACATTGCTCAGCGAGAGAGCTGCgatccgcggggggggggggggggggggggaaggggcgccaccgcggcccgccgccgcgcccggagGCGGCGCCATggtccgcgccgcgccgcccttcCGGCCGCCGGGGGGCTTCCTGCGCTCGCCCCACGTACTTCCTCCGCCTGCAGCCGCGGGGGGCGGGCCTGGGTGCCCCGGCCTCCacgcgggggg includes:
- the H2AX gene encoding histone H2AX, which codes for MSGRGKSGGKARAKAKSRSSRAGLQFPVGRVHRLLRRGHYAERVGAGAPVYLAAVLEYLTAEILELAGNAARDNKKTRIIPRHLQLAVRNDEELNKLLGGVTIAQGGVLPNIQAVLLPKKTGGGGAGPAKAGKKGGGQQSQEY